One stretch of Balneola sp. MJW-20 DNA includes these proteins:
- a CDS encoding DUF58 domain-containing protein — protein MMLKPEILSKLSSIELRARKIVEGFISGLHKSPYHGFSIEFAEHRPYNPGDDFKHVDWKVYGKKERFYVKQYEEETNLRCYIMLDNSSSMLFKHFGEWSKLRYGIHFAASLMYLMYRQRDACGYIPFNSEIGAFIPAKSTYAHLRQIYIELEKELRSDEQRSEEKRQTASAKAIHEIAERLNHRSLVVIITDLFENAGEHQELISALKHLRHRKHEVLLFNLLESRSERELAFSDQRVVFEDMETGSEIEVLPAQVRSDYQKKVKEYTEKFRQACSEFEIDFEEVDTEKDFDRALLAYLNKRRLLG, from the coding sequence ATGATGCTAAAGCCTGAAATATTGTCCAAGTTATCCTCGATCGAACTGAGAGCACGAAAGATCGTGGAAGGATTCATTTCGGGCCTGCATAAGAGTCCCTACCATGGATTCAGTATAGAGTTTGCCGAGCACCGCCCATATAATCCCGGGGATGATTTCAAGCATGTCGACTGGAAGGTATATGGGAAGAAAGAGCGTTTTTATGTCAAGCAGTATGAAGAAGAGACCAATCTGCGCTGTTATATCATGCTGGATAATAGTTCGTCTATGCTTTTTAAGCATTTTGGGGAATGGTCCAAGCTCCGGTACGGGATCCATTTTGCTGCTTCACTGATGTATTTGATGTACCGGCAGCGTGATGCCTGTGGTTATATCCCGTTCAACAGTGAAATTGGTGCATTTATACCGGCTAAATCCACCTATGCACATCTCCGGCAGATCTATATAGAGCTCGAGAAAGAGCTCAGATCAGATGAACAGCGTAGTGAAGAAAAGAGACAGACTGCGTCGGCGAAGGCAATACATGAAATAGCAGAAAGACTGAACCATCGTTCTCTGGTTGTTATCATCACCGATCTTTTTGAAAATGCAGGAGAACATCAGGAATTGATATCTGCTCTGAAACACCTGAGGCATCGTAAGCATGAAGTGCTTTTATTTAACCTGCTGGAAAGCCGCAGCGAAAGGGAACTGGCTTTTTCCGATCAGCGGGTAGTATTCGAGGACATGGAGACCGGATCAGAGATCGAAGTGCTTCCCGCCCAGGTTCGGTCAGACTATCAGAAAAAGGTGAAAGAATACACCGAGAAATTCAGACAGGCCTGCAGTGAATTTGAAATCGATTTTGAAGAAGTTGATACGGAAAAAGATTTTGACCGGGCTTTGCTTGCTTACCTGAATAAGAGGCGTTTGCTGGGATAG
- the recQ gene encoding DNA helicase RecQ, which translates to MSNKVAEAKKVLKDVFGYDSFRPLQEEIIEQVLNKRDTLVIMPTGGGKSLCYQIPALMFDGLTVVVSPLISLMKDQVEQMRELDVPAVHLNSSLSPEAYGYSVRQVQQGKAKLLYLAPETLMMEKTRKLLEQVKVDCFTIDEAHCISEWGHDFRPEYRQLAEVKKDFPDAVGLALTATATPRVREDIKKTLELQDEQEFIASFDRKNLFMKIADKKDPLNQVLDFLYTRKEQSGIIYCFSRRQVDELTYELEQEGYSVRAYHAGLSDRNRAINQRAFIRDDVNIIVATIAFGMGINKSNVRFVMHYDMPQNIESYYQQIGRAGRDGLRSDCVLLFSYSDINKIKYFINKKEGKEKDVAERHLDALVKFMESRECRRKPLLNYFGEDYEKENCGMCDNCIASGEAVEDLTAQAQKLIKVIQEVDGRWGAGQLVNILRGSKAKKVLDEGHDQLESYDSGREFSKAEWEQLVRLMLRQNYIAKGEFSVLQLTEKAQEVMQGIESVFGKLDRTDASIGEDTVQRTSSEIESGHNKELFEVLRAKRKELADQKGIPPYNIFPDTTLMEMAFYLPQDKEGMLTLYGVGNAKLKKYGDVFIGAIKNYSKEHGVEEKTKSIRKKVKKQKSSEKHVVIGDSFNEGHSIDRLAEEHGVKDVTILKHLQTYMEDGNQLRLEGIKEASELSTRQQDDVLKAFSELGPELLRPVYTKLDKKISYGELRIMQLYYLADED; encoded by the coding sequence GTGAGCAATAAAGTAGCAGAAGCAAAGAAAGTACTAAAAGACGTATTTGGATATGACTCCTTTCGGCCCCTGCAGGAAGAGATCATAGAACAAGTTCTGAATAAACGCGATACGCTGGTTATCATGCCAACAGGAGGCGGTAAGTCTCTTTGTTATCAGATCCCGGCACTTATGTTTGACGGGCTTACCGTAGTGGTATCACCACTGATCTCTCTGATGAAGGATCAGGTAGAGCAAATGCGGGAGCTGGATGTTCCTGCGGTACATCTGAATAGTTCACTTAGTCCTGAAGCCTACGGCTACAGTGTCCGGCAAGTACAACAGGGTAAAGCCAAGCTTCTCTATCTGGCTCCTGAAACGCTGATGATGGAGAAGACCCGTAAACTGCTTGAGCAGGTTAAAGTGGACTGTTTCACGATCGATGAGGCGCATTGTATTTCAGAGTGGGGACATGATTTTCGCCCCGAATACCGGCAACTGGCCGAAGTAAAGAAAGATTTTCCAGATGCCGTCGGACTGGCCCTGACAGCAACCGCTACACCACGGGTTCGTGAAGACATCAAGAAAACACTGGAACTTCAGGATGAACAGGAATTTATAGCAAGTTTCGACCGTAAGAATTTGTTCATGAAGATCGCGGATAAAAAAGACCCGCTGAATCAGGTGCTCGATTTCTTATATACGCGTAAGGAGCAGTCGGGTATCATATATTGCTTTTCCAGGCGGCAGGTGGATGAACTGACCTATGAACTTGAGCAGGAAGGGTATTCGGTGAGAGCCTATCATGCCGGATTATCCGATCGTAACCGGGCGATCAATCAGCGTGCTTTTATCAGGGATGATGTGAATATAATTGTAGCAACGATCGCATTCGGTATGGGAATCAATAAGTCGAATGTCCGATTTGTGATGCATTATGATATGCCACAGAATATCGAATCTTATTATCAGCAGATCGGTCGTGCGGGACGAGACGGGTTACGTTCGGATTGTGTACTTCTCTTCTCCTATTCTGACATCAATAAGATCAAGTACTTCATCAATAAGAAAGAAGGAAAAGAAAAAGATGTAGCCGAGCGCCACCTCGACGCTCTTGTGAAATTTATGGAGAGCAGAGAGTGCAGAAGAAAGCCTCTGCTGAATTATTTCGGAGAAGATTATGAAAAAGAAAACTGCGGGATGTGCGATAACTGTATCGCATCAGGCGAAGCAGTAGAAGATCTTACCGCACAGGCTCAGAAGCTGATCAAAGTGATACAGGAAGTAGACGGCCGATGGGGAGCAGGACAATTGGTTAATATTCTCAGGGGATCCAAGGCCAAGAAGGTACTGGATGAAGGTCATGATCAGCTGGAATCCTATGATTCCGGCCGGGAGTTCTCAAAAGCGGAGTGGGAACAGCTGGTACGTCTGATGCTGCGCCAAAATTATATCGCTAAAGGGGAGTTCAGCGTGCTTCAGCTGACTGAAAAAGCCCAGGAAGTGATGCAGGGCATTGAAAGTGTATTTGGAAAACTGGACCGTACTGATGCCAGTATTGGGGAAGATACCGTTCAACGTACCTCATCTGAGATCGAATCCGGTCACAATAAAGAATTGTTTGAAGTACTTCGTGCAAAAAGGAAAGAACTGGCCGATCAGAAGGGGATTCCGCCCTACAATATATTTCCGGATACAACATTGATGGAAATGGCCTTTTATCTTCCTCAGGACAAAGAAGGCATGCTGACTTTGTATGGTGTTGGAAATGCAAAACTGAAAAAGTACGGAGACGTTTTTATAGGAGCGATCAAGAATTACAGTAAAGAGCACGGTGTTGAAGAAAAGACCAAGTCGATCCGGAAAAAGGTTAAGAAACAGAAGAGTTCCGAAAAACACGTAGTGATCGGAGATTCATTCAATGAAGGGCACTCTATAGACCGACTGGCTGAGGAACACGGGGTCAAAGATGTGACCATCCTGAAACACCTTCAAACCTATATGGAAGACGGTAATCAGTTAAGACTTGAGGGTATCAAGGAAGCCAGTGAGCTTTCCACCCGTCAGCAGGATGATGTGCTGAAAGCCTTCAGTGAACTGGGTCCCGAACTGCTGAGGCCGGTATATACCAAGCTGGACAAGAAGATTAGTTATGGTGAGCTTAGGATCATGCAGCTTTATTATCTGGCAGATGAGGACTAG